The stretch of DNA CTGACGGGTTCGCAGCAGCGAGCAATGCACGCGGGGGTTGCCGCCGGCGATGCGGATCTTGCAGCCCGAGACCTTGCCGGCCAAGGTGAGCATGCGGCTGACAGGCCAAAACGTGTTGTTGCCGTCATTGCGAATGAACTCGAATTCCGCTTCCGGCAGCGGCCCGATTTCGTCCTCATAACGATTCAACGGATTGAGATTGCCCAGCGTCAGTGTGGAAGCCTGACTGGCGATCGGGTCGTCGGGGTCGATCTCGATGTAGTAGGTGCCCATACGGACGCGGCGGCCTGGGATCAGCCAATCAGCGCGGCGCTGGCCACCGGCCCAATGTGTGCCGTTACGGCTGCCCAAATCGATACAAAAAACGTTGCCATCGATGACCTGCAGATACGCGTGCCGGGAGCTGACTTTGGCGCAATCGAGTTGAATGTCGCAACTTGGGGTGCGTCCGATGATGGCGTACGGCGTTTCAATGGTCTGGACCCAGGTCTCGTCGTTGCTGGAATCGGTGATTGCCAGCCGTATTGGCCCTTCAGCCCCCACCGCGCTGCGCAATAATTCAACGAGCTGGTCATCCACGATATTCGTTCCTCTCTCCACGTTGCACTGCCCTGGCACCGCTGCTGTTTCTGCCCTGCACGCATTCTGCATAGTAACGGTTGTATAAGTCAAGCACCGATCGTACCAACCGGGGAATGCCGGAAAATGACCGTCGTTTGAGGCCGGTTAGATCAAGTTGTGAACCGGGTTCTGGGGGGGCTGCGCGACGATTACGGGGTAGTCGTGATCGCCGAATTGACTTATCCGCCTGCCGGTATAAACTGGCCATTTTGGCTAAGGCCGCAAAGTCGCCGTAGGGGCGGGTTGCGAGCTACGTTCAACTAGTGACGGCATTTTTGTGAAGTGAGGTGATGCAGATGGCTCAAGCAGCGGACAAAGAACAATTTACGTTTCAAACTGAAATCAAACAACTGCTGCATTTGTTGTCGCATTCGTTGTATCAGAATCGCGAAATCACGATTCGTGAGCTCGTTTCCAACGCGTCGGACGCTCTGGACAAAATGCGATTCATTCAGGTCAACGAGGAACAGTATCGCGACGATGAAGACCTGGTCATTCGTCTGGAGCCCGACAGCGAGGGGCGGACGCTGTCGATCGTCGACAACGGCATCGGGCTGACCCACGATGAATTGATTTCGAATCTGGGAACAATCGCGCACAGCGGGTCGTTGGAATTTTTAAATAAGCTCTCGGGCGACGCTGCAGCGGATTTGTCGCTGATTGGGCAATTCGGTGTGGGATTTTATAGCGCGTTTATGTTGGCGGATCGAGTCGAGGTGATTACGCGGAGTTATCAAGAATCGACCGGTTGGCGGTGGGAGTCGGATGGAAGTGGTAGTTTCACGATTGAGCCGGCCGAAGATCTGCCGCGGGGGACGACCGTCAAATTGCACCTCAAGGAAGGGTATGATGAGTTCTCGCAAGAGGAACGCCTGAAGTACATCATCCGCAAGCATTCGACGTTTGTGCCGCATCCGGTTCGACTGGGCGACGAACAACTCAATGAACAACGCGCGGTTTGGGCGGAGCCGAAAAGCCAACTCGACGACGAGGCGTATGACAAGTTTTATCAATACCTGACGCATCGCGGAGATGAGTCGCCGTTGTGGCGGTTGCATCTTTCGTCCGATTCGCCCATTCAATTCCACACCTTGGTCTACTGCCCGGCCACAAATCTGGAGTCGATGGGCTTCGGGCGCGTGGAGCATGGCATGCACCTGTGCGCGAAGCGGATTTTGGTGCAGGATGATTGTCGCGAATTGGTGCCGGAATACATGCGGTTTTTGTATGGCATTGTCGACTCGGCGGATCTGCCGTTGAATGTGTCGCGACAAGCGCTGCAGGACGACACGATCTTTCGCAAGATTCGCAAGGTGCTCGTCAAACGGGTGTTGGACCATTTGACCAAAATGGCCGAACAGCAACCGGAAGAGTATTTGACGTTCTATCGCCAGTTCGGCACGATTTTGCGGGAAGGGGTTAGCACCGATTTTGAAAACCGCGAAAAAATTGCCGGCCTGATGCGGTTCCAATCGTCGCACGACGACGCCGGAGACAAATTGACGTCGTTGGGCGAATACATCGAGCGTGCCGGTGAGGATCAAAAGCAGATTTACTATCTGGGCGGCGCGGATCTCTCGGCGATTGAGAAGAACCCGAACTTGGAGATTTTCCGCAAGAAGAAGCTGGAAGTCTTGTATCTGGCCGATCCGGTCGACGAAATCATGCTTTCCAACCTAATGACCTACGACGGCAAACAGTTGACCTCGATTGACGCAGCCGACTTGGCGTTTCCGGAAGACGAAGAGACGGATAAGTCCGAGGATGAGACGCCTGCGGAGGAAAAAGACGAAAGCAGCACGCCCGGATTCGAAAAGGTCGTGTCGCTGTTCAAAGAAGCGCTGGGGGATATGGCGGAGGACGTACGGGCTTCCAAGCGGCTGACCGACAGCCCGGTCTGCTTGGTCAATCCCGAAGGGGCCATGAGCACGCAGATGCAAAAAGTGCTGCGGATGAGCAACAAGGATTTCCAGATGGCCAAACGGATCCTGGAAATCAACCCGTCCGCTCCGCTGATCAAACGCTTGAGTGATCTTTCGGGCAATAGCGACCACAGCGAATTCATCCGCCAATGCGCCCGGCAGTTGTTTGACAACGCCATGTTGCTGGAAGGATTGCCGCCCAGCGTCGAGGATGTCGTGACCCGCACACAGCAGTTTATGTCGGAATTGGCGGAGAAGCGGTCGCCGATTATTACGTAATAGAATCCCGTATGAGCTGTTGGGTATCCTTCAGACAGTGTCGAGTGACGAATCGTGGCCGCGAGTGTTCGTTCTTGACGGCGGGAGCGGCGCGTGAGACAATTGGCTGTCGTGATATATTTTTTATCGCGGTCGCTTTGCCGTTCTGAAAAGTCGATTTGAAATGGGAGAGATAGAGTCATGACCTGTAAACCGTTGTTACTGGCCGGCTGCCTCACGATTTTGGCTGCGACGCCCGGTTTCGGGGCTGAGATTTCCGGCGAATATCTCGAAGCCCGTTCGTGTGATGTTTGGACGGGACCCTGTTTCGCGAATGGAGAAATCGGCTTGTCAGGCAAAGAAGCGGTCTTAGCTTGGAAAGTCGACAAAGGTTCCTGGCAAGGTGTCGAGTTGAAAAACCTGTCCGCGGTCTTGGTGATCAAAGGCGAAGACACGCTCGGTTTTGGCGGATCATTCCGCATCAGTCCCGATCCGATCGAGTCAGTCATATTGGTCGATAAAAAAGCGAATCAGCAACAACGCGATGCGCTGGTCGCTTTTGTGAAGTACTCGGCCAAAAAACTAACCCAACACGTCAAACGGGTCGAATCGACCGACATTCAATTCAAAAACGACCACGTCGAAGGAGTGGGTGTTTTGAAGGCGGGCGATTTGGCGGAAATTGAAACGCGCGAACTGAGGCATGGTGATTGTATTTGCACCAACGAAGATATTTTTTATCCGCCACTGACCGATGTCGACAATTACCACCCGGCCTTTACCAAGCAACTCAAATATACGGGTAAGGGATTGAACCAGACGTGGGAACTCCCGGGTCAACGGAGTGCTTTTTTGGCCACGTTCGAAAAATAACGGGGGCAAACAGAACTATTTAAATGATTGATTTTTCGAGCGGGATGTCCGGTATTACCGGCTCCCGCTCTTTTATTATCCGCATCGCACCCGCTTTACCTGTAACCGAGCCGCGAGTCTGCGTACAATGAACACGACGTATCGGGCATTGACGGCGTCTCTCGTGGAGTTGTCGATGCGGTCTTACTCTAGAGATATTTGCGACCATTGAGGTTTTGAGGATTGCATATGAAGTTTATTAGCACGCTTGCTGTCGGGTTTTGTCTGTTTGCCGGTCCATTAGTTGCGGCTGAGTCTTCGCACAAACTCAAGGAAGTGAAGGGCCTGCCTAAAGAGTTGTCGCCCAAAATTGCTGCGGTATTGCACGAGTCCGGACAACAAGTCACAGGGCCCGACGGCGCGCTCTGTGTGGTTTGGTTGGCGAAGGACTTGGCGGTGAAACCAAAATTCAAGCCGAGTCAGAGCGTGGCCTATCCGTTTACGCATGGGCAACTGTTGGGGGCGATTCAGTTTCCCGAAGGTTCGAGTGGTTTCGATTTTCGCTCGCAGGAAATCCCCACCGGCGTGTATACGCTGCGTTATGGTCAGCAACCCGAAGATGGCAACCATTTGGGGACTAGCGAAATTCGCGATTTCTGCATGGCGCTCCCGGCAGAGCACGACAAAGATCCCAAGCCGATCTTCAATCCGATGCAACTGAATGAGCAGTCGGCAGAGGCGGCCGGGTCGACACATCCGGCGATTTTTCTGATGAGCGCGCCTCCTGAAAAACCGGAGAAGGAATCGAAAATCATCCACGATGAAGACCACGACTTTCAGATTCTGCAGTTGACCACGACCGGCAAAGCGGCCGACAAGCCGGTTCCGTTGCTGGTGCGGATTGTGGTTGTGGGAGCGGGGGAATAGATGAGTCGCGCTATTTGGGGTTTGCTGTGGATCACAGCAGTGAGTTGCGCAGTCGAGGCGCGCGGTGAAGAGAAAAGCACACCCGCGCCTGCGGCAGCCGCTGAAGAGCAGTCGGAAAAACAGGACAAGGCCCGCAAGGAATTGCTGACCGGCCAAGTCAAGTTTCTCGGCCCGGCTCTGCGCGCTCGGGGCGTTAAAGCCTATGACGAGATGGACGAGCAGGTCGTGCTGATTGCCGAGAACGGAGACTTGGTTCCACTGGTGGCCGATTGGCGAGGCCGCGCGTTTTATCAGGATGAGCGTCTGCGGGATCGCAAGGTGCAACTGATCGTACGGCGCCGGCCTGATAATCCTTATGCGCAGGTGTTGATCGTCTATACCTTTGACGACAAGGGGGAGCGGAAATACACCGACTACTGGTGTGATATTTGTTCGATCCCCATGTACGAAATCAAAGAATGCGAGTGCTGTCAGGGACCGATTCGTCTGCGCTTCGAAGATCGCCCGCTGCCGTCGTATTTGCGGAAAGAGATAAGCCGCGATTCGCAGCGGCAGTCCAAGTCGGAGACTGACTCCGCCACTCCCGACGCCGATGACGATGATGGCAAGTAAACCTACTGCGTAGAAAGGTGCGTCGCGACGCACTCTACGTTTCACCGCTGACGAAGAAGCGTTATGGATTGGAATCTCAACGAACGAGCGCTGGCGGTGGTGGAGGGTCTGCTTCCCGCTGCTGAGCAATTGCGGGTTCAATCGCACTCAGTTCCTGGTGGGGGACGATTGATCGATTGTGGTGTGAACGTCAGCGGCGGACTGGGCGCCGGTTTGGCGCTGGCGCAGGTTTGCACGGCGGGGTTGGCGGAGGTCTCGATTATCCCGGGTGATATCGGCGGGGTCGGTTGTCCTTACGTGCAGGTGGCAACTGACAATCCCGTGGCTGCGTGCCTGTTGAGCCAGTATGCCGGCTGGCAGATCGCCGTTGAGAAGTTCTTCGGTATGGGATCGGGACCGATGCGCGCCGTGGCGGCTCGTGAGGATCTGTATGAGAAACTCGACTACCGCGAACAACCGTCGCAATGCATCGGGGTGTTGGAGGCAGATCAACTGCCCGATGAAAAGGTGTTTGCCTTCATCGCCGAACGCACCAATCTGGCTGCAGAGCAGATCACCTTATTCGTGGCGCCGACGGCGAGTATTGCCGGAAATTTCCAAGTCGTCGCCCGCGTTGTCGAGACCGCCTTGCACAAGCTCTTGGAACTTGGCTTTGACATGAGCCGGATTGTCAGCGGATATGGCACGACTCCGTTGTCGCCGGTGGCGGGGGATTTTCTCGCTGGAATCGGTCGCACGAATGACGCGATCCTCTATGGCGGACGCGTGACCTTATGGGTGACGGGAGATGACGATTCGTTATCTACAATTGGTCCGAAAGTTCCCTCGGTTTCCTCGCAGGCTTATGGGCAACCCTTTTTGGAAATCTTTGAAGCTGCGGGACGCGACTTTTATAAAATCGACCCCCATCTGTTTAGCCCGGCGGAAATCATGTTTCAAAACGTCGAGACCGGCAACGTGCAGCGGTTCGGTAACGTAGCGCCCGATATTCTCTCCCGGTCGTTTGGCTTTTAAGTATCTCTCGGGTGGCTGACGTTTGAATTCCATGCATATCGTCGTCTTAGCAAATGCCGACAGTTGGTACCGCCGCGACCTAGAACGGGCGGCGCACGTGCGGGGGCATCGGTTTTCCCGCGTTGATTTTCGGCGGCTCACAGCAACGGTCATTGCGAATGACTCGACCGTGCATGGCGACGATATTGTCTTATCCGATTGCGATGCTGTGATTGTGCGGACGATGCCGCCGGGGTCGTTGGAGCAGGTTGTGTTCCGCATGGATCTGTTGGCACAATTGGAATCAGCGGGGGTCACGGTACTCAATTCTCCGAAGGCCATAGAATGCGCGGTCGATAAATATTTGACCACGGCGCGATTGCAAGCGGCCGGTTTGCCCGTCCCGGCAACGGTGGTGTGCGAGAATTCCGAATCTGCGATGGCGGCGTATGATCAATTGGGGGGCGACGTGGTCGTCAAGCCGATCTTCGGGGCTGAGGGACGCGGGATATCTCGGGTCAGCGATCCCGATTTGGCGTTTCGCACGTTTCGCACATTGGAACGCACACAGTCGGTGTTGTATCTGCAGCGGTACGTCGATCACGATGGCTCGGATCTACGAGCGGTCGTGTTGGATGGTCGCGTGATCGGTTCCATGCGGCGGCACGGCAATGGAGATTACCGCACGAACGTCTCCCGCAGCGGCACGGCAACAGCGGTGGAATTGTCCGCCGACGAAGCCGAGTTGGCACTACGGGCCGCAGCAGCGACCGGGTGCCGGTTTGCCGGGATCGATCTGTTGTATGATAGCGACGGCCGCGTGTACGTCATCGAAGTGAATGCAGTCCCCGGCTGGCGGGCGCTGGCACGGGTTACGGGGGTGGATGTCGCGGGGGTGGTGATTTCGTCGTTGGAAGCTGGACGTTGATTGGATAATTGGTTTAAGGCAATCGACCTGCGGCCTGCAGCATGCGGCGCAGTTCAATGTTTTCAACCGTATTGAATCGCAGAATGTTTGTCGTGACGCGCCCAATCGCCGTTAACGCATTGATTCTGCCTTCGTTCAATCGAAAATGGTCCCCCCATTTATCACGGCGAGGATGAAATAACGGCGTCAGTTGTTCGGTGTTCGGATCAATCGACGCGATGTCACTTCCTTTAAAACGATTGCATAGAAAACATGCCCATGCCAAATTGTGGCTTTCAGTTTGTCCGCCATGTTTTATGGCGATAATATGGTCCGCTTCGTGCGAAAGCATCACATCGTCGAAATGGATCAAGCAGTATTCACAACGGTCGTTGGCGCGGCGACGGACCTCGGAGCGTAGCGCGGCGGGCACTTGTTCGCTCATGGTTGTTGTTGCCCGGCGAGCCGTGCTTTGACCAACCGCATCAACATCTCTGCCTGCTCAAACTGGTCCAACTCGCGTTGTTCGTCGGTGGAGATCGTGCCTGCATTGAGCCGGATCAGCAATTCGCGGGCACGTTCCTGGACGCTTGCGGAGGGGCGAAAAGCAAGCAATTGATCTTGCGTGGGATTCGATGCCAATAAATCGGCGATTTCCTCAAGCAGGCGAATCGGCTCTTGAACAATCGACATCGAACTCTTACCTTCCGAGAGAATGTTTGGCAACTCATGTTATTATCCGGGCAGGATTGCTCTGTCGTCAAGGGGAAATGGATCGCTGCCCCAGCAGCACTATCATGACAGCGACGGCACACTGAGATCTCGTTTTTGACGGCGGTATCTAATGGCAACCCGTGATGTTCAATAGGAATTCCCTATGTGTAACGGAAATTATCGGCTGATCTTCACCGCTGCATTGGGGAGCCTGTTATTCCTCGCAGCTTCAACTTTGGCCGACGAACCCAAACCGTCACCGCCGATCGAACGGTTGAGCGAGGAGGCGTGCCGGGCGGCTTCGCGTGTGTTTGACTACGACGCCAAGATTCCGTTGGAGTCGCGGATCGTCGAGAAGAAAACGGACGAGGATGGTTATGTGCGCGAGAAGGTCGTCTTTCGGGGAGCGGCTGGGGAGCTAGTGCCGGGGTATCTGCAACTTCCCCAGACCGAAGCGGAGCAGCATCCTTGTGTGTTGTTGTTGCATGGTTGGTCGGGGGCCAAGGACCGTTGGTTTGTCGATGGCGGCTATATGAGCGGCGGCCAAGTCCGCAAGGCACTGCTGGCGGCTGGGTATGCCATATTTGCCCTCGATGCCCAATGCCACGGGGATCGGATTGCGGTGAATGACTACGCGCCGGTCAATCATTATGAGGCCGAAGGTCCGCAGCCGCGCAAGGGGTATTTGATGTTGCCGGAGATTTATGCGCAGACGGTTAAGGACTATCGCCGCGGGATCGATTATCTGGCGTCGCGAGGAGATATCGACGTCGAGCGGATCGGCATGGTCGGTTATAGCATGGGAGGCACGCAGACGTTTCTGCTGACCGGCGTGGAGCCGCGAATCAAAGTCGCCGTCGCTTGCGTCGTCCCGGCAGAGCGGGATAAATACTCGCTGGTCGCGCCGCAGAATCAGACGTACGGAATTGGCGACCGCCCACTTTTGATGATCATGGGCCGCAGCGACACGATGTGTCCGGTCGATCATGCCCAACAATTACGGGCCATGCTGCCGGCGGAAACGTCCGAGCTGATTTTTATCGACGCGGGGCACAAACTCTCCCACGATTACGTGCCGCACGCGGTGCGGTGGGTAACGGAGCGGTTGTGAGGTGGTGCTAGTGTCGTTCCACTCGTCCGGCCCTACGAGTAAAAGAACCACGAAAAAAACGAAAGACACGAAAAAAGCTTCTGCTAATCATGCTCGGGTATCTAGGAATCTAATCCAAGGGATAAAGCTTTCCATCGTTTGTCTTTATTTATTATTTATTTTCGTGTGTTTCGTGCCTTTCGTGGTTTTATCCCGTCGTCGTGATTGGGCATAAGTCGCTCACTCCGGCGTGATTTTCACGATCAACACTTTGTTGTTGTCCCCCTTGCGTTTGCCGCGGGCCAGCATGCCTTCGCCACAGGTGACCCAGGATTCGTTACCGCTGATGCGGCAAGTGCCGGAGTTGCCCAAGGCGGCGTGATTTTCCGGGAGCAAAACGCGTTCGGTCTTGCGGATGACCCGTAAGGTTTTGGGGTCGACTTGTCCGAGAAACAACGGCGCGCGGTTCCGGATGATGTGGTCGTTGTTGGCGCCGCGACGGGTGTAAATCAAAAATAGTCCGTCGCCGACCGTCACCCAATGCTGCTGCGTGTTGTGACTTCCCAGCAACTTGCCGTCGTCAAACTTCCATTCCTGCGGGGGATCAAAATGGATACCGTCGCTGCCGCTGGTGACAAATGCGGAGCGGTCGGTGCGGAGTGTGAAGTAGAAATTGCCCTGGAACTCCTCCAGTGAGGGTTCATAAAATCCGCGGCGCTTGGGGAGGTTCAATTCTGAACCGTGTTCTTTGTACGTCAACGTCTTCCCGTCGAATCCGCAGCGCATCACAACGCTGGTGTAGTTGCGTTTTTTTGCATCCCGCTGATAGCGGACCGGCAGGAGGACGTCGCCGTCGGGCAGGTCGACGCGTTGATTGCAACCGGCATTGGGGGCGATGATGGGAAAACCGGCGTGATCTTTTTCCGGGGTTTTTAGAAACTTGAGCGGACCCCACTTGCGGGTTTGCGGATCCATGACCGCATAGGAGACGCGTTCACGGGTGAAGTTTTCTTTGGTGCCATCTTTGAAGTTAAAGGTCTTGCCCGTGATCAAGACTGTTTGGCTTGGGGCGTGCCATTTCGGCCACAAATCGCCTGGGGCGACTTCGTATCCGTCGGATTGTTCGTGGCGGCGGAGGGTGGGAATGATTTCCGGCTGCGACCAAATCTGCCCGCCGTCTTCGCTGAAGGTTTGATAGATATCGTGAAAATTGTGTGTCCCGGTTTTGCCCGTCTCGGACATTGTCGTGACGTAGTATGGTTTTTTCACGGGAACGTAAGCGGTGCGGGCTTGCCACCAGTCCCATTGATTCGTGCCGTTAATTGAAGTCAAGTTTTCGAATTTCAGCGGGACCGGTTCCACGGCCTGAGCGGTCACGGGTAATAGCGAAACGGACAGTGCGGTGATTATGAAATAATATTGGAGCATGGTCGTGGTTTCCTTGAAGTCGTTTCCGCAATCGTCCGGGATAGCAGGATTTACAAATCTATTTCGATTCACCAAACCCGCCGCCGCCGGGGGTTTTGATTGTCAGAATATCGCCGGCGGCAACACTAAGTTGGACTTTGCCCCCCAGGTCTTCCGACAAGCCGGTGCTTTTCTGTTGCAATGTATTTTCACCCAATGCGCCCGGTTCGCCTCCTTGCAATCCAAACGGTGGATAGGGACCGCGGCGTTCGGTGAGCAATGAGACTTGCAGGGGACGCAAGAACTCGATGCGGCGAACGATACCGTCTCCCCCGCGATGCCGCCCCGTACCGCCCGAACCGCGGCGGACGCTGAACTCGTGTAGTCGCACCGGATAGCGGCGCTCGATGACTTCTGGATCGGTCATGCGGGTGTTGGTCATGTGGGTGTGCACGGCGTCGGCGCCGTCGGCGTCGGGAGTTGCGCCGCTGCCACCGCAGATGGTTTCGTAATAGCCAAACTGGTCGTCGCCGAACGTGAGGTTGTTCATCGTCCCTTGGCTGGCAGCAGCGACTTTTAAGGCGCCGAACAGTGCATCGACGACGCGCGACGATGTTTCGACGTTGCCACCCACCATGGCGGCGCATTGGGCCGGGTCGTCGTGCTCGGGCGGATTGAGCAGACATTCGGGCAAAATGATCTCGACCGGATTGAGCACGCCGCTGTTGAGTGGAATATCTTCGGCAATCAAGCAGCGAAATACATAGAGCACGGCTGCGGTCACGATGCCACGATTGGCGTTGAGGTTACCGTCCAAGACTGGTCCGGTCCCGGTGAAATCGACGGTGGCTGTTTCACCGGTGATGGTGATATTCACGGCAATCGGCGAGCCATCGTCAAGATGATCCGTATGGGCGTAGTCGCCGTCGGGAATCGCCGCCAAGGCCATCCGCATTTTATGATCGGCCGCATCTTGAA from Symmachiella dynata encodes:
- the htpG gene encoding molecular chaperone HtpG → MAQAADKEQFTFQTEIKQLLHLLSHSLYQNREITIRELVSNASDALDKMRFIQVNEEQYRDDEDLVIRLEPDSEGRTLSIVDNGIGLTHDELISNLGTIAHSGSLEFLNKLSGDAAADLSLIGQFGVGFYSAFMLADRVEVITRSYQESTGWRWESDGSGSFTIEPAEDLPRGTTVKLHLKEGYDEFSQEERLKYIIRKHSTFVPHPVRLGDEQLNEQRAVWAEPKSQLDDEAYDKFYQYLTHRGDESPLWRLHLSSDSPIQFHTLVYCPATNLESMGFGRVEHGMHLCAKRILVQDDCRELVPEYMRFLYGIVDSADLPLNVSRQALQDDTIFRKIRKVLVKRVLDHLTKMAEQQPEEYLTFYRQFGTILREGVSTDFENREKIAGLMRFQSSHDDAGDKLTSLGEYIERAGEDQKQIYYLGGADLSAIEKNPNLEIFRKKKLEVLYLADPVDEIMLSNLMTYDGKQLTSIDAADLAFPEDEETDKSEDETPAEEKDESSTPGFEKVVSLFKEALGDMAEDVRASKRLTDSPVCLVNPEGAMSTQMQKVLRMSNKDFQMAKRILEINPSAPLIKRLSDLSGNSDHSEFIRQCARQLFDNAMLLEGLPPSVEDVVTRTQQFMSELAEKRSPIIT
- a CDS encoding DUF1326 domain-containing protein; this encodes MTCKPLLLAGCLTILAATPGFGAEISGEYLEARSCDVWTGPCFANGEIGLSGKEAVLAWKVDKGSWQGVELKNLSAVLVIKGEDTLGFGGSFRISPDPIESVILVDKKANQQQRDALVAFVKYSAKKLTQHVKRVESTDIQFKNDHVEGVGVLKAGDLAEIETRELRHGDCICTNEDIFYPPLTDVDNYHPAFTKQLKYTGKGLNQTWELPGQRSAFLATFEK
- the mch gene encoding methenyltetrahydromethanopterin cyclohydrolase; the protein is MDWNLNERALAVVEGLLPAAEQLRVQSHSVPGGGRLIDCGVNVSGGLGAGLALAQVCTAGLAEVSIIPGDIGGVGCPYVQVATDNPVAACLLSQYAGWQIAVEKFFGMGSGPMRAVAAREDLYEKLDYREQPSQCIGVLEADQLPDEKVFAFIAERTNLAAEQITLFVAPTASIAGNFQVVARVVETALHKLLELGFDMSRIVSGYGTTPLSPVAGDFLAGIGRTNDAILYGGRVTLWVTGDDDSLSTIGPKVPSVSSQAYGQPFLEIFEAAGRDFYKIDPHLFSPAEIMFQNVETGNVQRFGNVAPDILSRSFGF
- a CDS encoding ATP-grasp domain-containing protein, coding for MHIVVLANADSWYRRDLERAAHVRGHRFSRVDFRRLTATVIANDSTVHGDDIVLSDCDAVIVRTMPPGSLEQVVFRMDLLAQLESAGVTVLNSPKAIECAVDKYLTTARLQAAGLPVPATVVCENSESAMAAYDQLGGDVVVKPIFGAEGRGISRVSDPDLAFRTFRTLERTQSVLYLQRYVDHDGSDLRAVVLDGRVIGSMRRHGNGDYRTNVSRSGTATAVELSADEAELALRAAAATGCRFAGIDLLYDSDGRVYVIEVNAVPGWRALARVTGVDVAGVVISSLEAGR
- a CDS encoding HNH endonuclease; its protein translation is MSEQVPAALRSEVRRRANDRCEYCLIHFDDVMLSHEADHIIAIKHGGQTESHNLAWACFLCNRFKGSDIASIDPNTEQLTPLFHPRRDKWGDHFRLNEGRINALTAIGRVTTNILRFNTVENIELRRMLQAAGRLP
- a CDS encoding alpha/beta hydrolase family protein, with protein sequence MCNGNYRLIFTAALGSLLFLAASTLADEPKPSPPIERLSEEACRAASRVFDYDAKIPLESRIVEKKTDEDGYVREKVVFRGAAGELVPGYLQLPQTEAEQHPCVLLLHGWSGAKDRWFVDGGYMSGGQVRKALLAAGYAIFALDAQCHGDRIAVNDYAPVNHYEAEGPQPRKGYLMLPEIYAQTVKDYRRGIDYLASRGDIDVERIGMVGYSMGGTQTFLLTGVEPRIKVAVACVVPAERDKYSLVAPQNQTYGIGDRPLLMIMGRSDTMCPVDHAQQLRAMLPAETSELIFIDAGHKLSHDYVPHAVRWVTERL
- a CDS encoding exo-alpha-sialidase; translation: MLQYYFIITALSVSLLPVTAQAVEPVPLKFENLTSINGTNQWDWWQARTAYVPVKKPYYVTTMSETGKTGTHNFHDIYQTFSEDGGQIWSQPEIIPTLRRHEQSDGYEVAPGDLWPKWHAPSQTVLITGKTFNFKDGTKENFTRERVSYAVMDPQTRKWGPLKFLKTPEKDHAGFPIIAPNAGCNQRVDLPDGDVLLPVRYQRDAKKRNYTSVVMRCGFDGKTLTYKEHGSELNLPKRRGFYEPSLEEFQGNFYFTLRTDRSAFVTSGSDGIHFDPPQEWKFDDGKLLGSHNTQQHWVTVGDGLFLIYTRRGANNDHIIRNRAPLFLGQVDPKTLRVIRKTERVLLPENHAALGNSGTCRISGNESWVTCGEGMLARGKRKGDNNKVLIVKITPE